The Rhodococcus sp. X156 genome window below encodes:
- a CDS encoding arpA protein — MTTADADVIDEVVDTDRYPLSAPDSPAWDRAVLAARERLHADGCCVLTGFVRPELTARLQAESALAAPLAHHDVELANVYNTPPDPHLPPEHPAQVLLPRGNAFVARDQLDPGLLVQGLYASPLLQRFLAACFELPEIHELADPLAGLVLNVLSEGHSHPWHFDTNELAISMLTQAPEAGGTFEYCPDIRTAEDEHLADVAAVLAGEGEHRVSRLQPRVGDLQLFRGRYSLHRVTAVRGGTERHSAIFAYSARPGVVGSVARTRQLFGRVLPEHLAAEGRAVRLDQLMD, encoded by the coding sequence ATGACCACTGCGGATGCCGACGTGATCGACGAGGTGGTGGACACCGATCGGTACCCGTTGTCCGCCCCGGACTCCCCCGCCTGGGACCGGGCCGTGCTCGCCGCCCGCGAGCGGCTGCACGCCGACGGCTGCTGTGTGCTCACCGGCTTCGTCCGCCCGGAGCTGACTGCTCGGCTGCAGGCGGAGTCCGCGCTGGCGGCGCCGCTGGCCCACCACGACGTGGAGCTGGCCAACGTCTACAACACCCCGCCTGATCCCCACCTGCCCCCGGAGCACCCGGCGCAGGTGCTCCTGCCGCGCGGCAACGCCTTCGTCGCCCGCGACCAGCTGGACCCGGGGTTGCTCGTCCAGGGCCTCTACGCCAGCCCCCTGCTGCAACGGTTCCTCGCCGCGTGCTTCGAGCTGCCGGAGATCCACGAGCTGGCCGATCCGCTGGCCGGGCTGGTGCTCAACGTGCTCAGCGAGGGCCACTCGCACCCGTGGCACTTCGACACCAACGAGCTGGCCATCAGCATGCTCACCCAGGCGCCCGAGGCCGGCGGCACCTTCGAGTACTGCCCGGACATCCGCACGGCCGAGGACGAGCACCTCGCCGACGTCGCCGCCGTGCTCGCCGGCGAGGGCGAGCACCGGGTCTCGCGGCTGCAGCCACGGGTGGGCGACCTGCAGCTGTTCCGCGGCCGCTACTCCCTGCACCGGGTCACCGCGGTGCGGGGCGGCACCGAGCGGCACTCCGCGATCTTCGCGTACTCGGCCCGACCGGGCGTGGTGGGCTCGGTGGCGCGCACCCGCCAGCTGTTCGGCCGGGTGCTGCCCGAGCACCTCGCCGCCGAGGGCCGCGCGGTGCGGCTCGACCAGCTGATGGACTGA
- a CDS encoding choline/carnitine O-acyltransferase, whose translation MAATTTYAAEEGLPRAPLPSLQDSCDRLLQWSAPLLDAEQLAETQAAVVAFLRPGSPAHRLQAALQREQDEGAGWLEGFWASRYLGRRDRIAVNANYFFLLADSPLGQVERAAALTRAAVDHKQRLDAEAVAPVRERDQVQSMEQNKYLFSATRIPGTEHDTDRTAYSATEPGASRHRHVLVLSRGHAFRLEVLDHHDRPYPVERLAAGLQRVLAQSQDWAPPSRALGHLTTQDRAQWATDRAELLAGAPENAAFLDQVETALFCLCLDDVAPADTRAACWQLLAGSGANRWYDKSFSLIVAADGTAGLNGEHTHLDGTTVVGLIDALLAPGATETTPAAEGEPGVAALDVRLTAALAERVVAAAESFADFTAGCATELVSFDHLGSAQLKSLGVSPDAFVQMAFQLAHQRARGLVGSTYESVATRQFWHGRTEAMRVVTPEVLTFVAAMDDPAVDPAGRVAALRAALAAHTARARECKQGLAPEQHLWELQLTQQRRGAELGATEPLALYHSPGWVVLRQDYLSTSSAPSQFTQYFGFGSTSDRCIGVGYVLLPERFHLHLSTPRAVDQQMQAFAAQLRSVVPELQSLLAGG comes from the coding sequence GTGGCCGCCACCACGACCTACGCCGCCGAGGAGGGCCTGCCCCGGGCCCCGCTGCCCAGCCTGCAGGACAGCTGCGACCGCCTGCTGCAGTGGAGCGCCCCGCTGCTGGACGCCGAGCAGCTGGCGGAGACCCAGGCCGCGGTGGTGGCGTTCCTGCGGCCGGGCTCCCCCGCGCACCGGCTGCAGGCGGCGCTGCAGCGCGAGCAGGACGAGGGGGCCGGCTGGCTGGAGGGGTTCTGGGCGAGTCGCTACCTGGGTCGCCGGGACCGCATCGCCGTCAACGCCAACTACTTCTTCCTGCTGGCGGACTCCCCGCTGGGCCAGGTGGAGCGGGCGGCGGCGCTCACTCGCGCCGCGGTGGACCACAAGCAGCGCCTGGACGCCGAGGCGGTGGCCCCGGTGCGCGAGCGCGACCAGGTGCAGTCGATGGAGCAGAACAAGTACCTGTTCTCCGCCACCCGCATCCCCGGCACGGAGCACGACACCGACCGCACCGCCTACAGCGCCACCGAGCCCGGCGCGTCCCGGCACCGCCACGTGCTGGTGCTCAGCCGCGGCCACGCGTTCCGGTTGGAGGTGCTCGACCACCACGACCGGCCCTACCCCGTGGAGCGGCTGGCGGCGGGGCTGCAGCGCGTGCTCGCGCAGTCGCAGGACTGGGCGCCTCCGAGCCGGGCGCTGGGCCACCTCACCACCCAGGACCGGGCCCAGTGGGCCACCGACCGCGCCGAGCTGCTGGCGGGTGCACCGGAGAACGCCGCGTTCCTCGACCAGGTGGAGACGGCACTGTTCTGCCTGTGCCTGGACGACGTGGCGCCGGCCGACACCCGTGCGGCGTGCTGGCAGCTGCTGGCCGGCAGCGGCGCCAACCGCTGGTACGACAAGTCGTTCTCGCTGATCGTCGCGGCCGACGGCACCGCGGGACTCAACGGCGAGCACACCCACCTCGATGGCACCACCGTGGTCGGCCTCATCGACGCGCTGCTCGCACCGGGCGCCACGGAGACCACTCCGGCGGCCGAGGGCGAGCCCGGTGTCGCCGCGCTGGACGTCCGGCTGACCGCAGCGCTGGCCGAGCGGGTGGTGGCCGCGGCGGAGTCCTTCGCCGACTTCACCGCCGGCTGCGCCACCGAGCTGGTGAGCTTCGACCACCTCGGCTCGGCGCAGCTGAAGTCGCTGGGGGTCTCCCCCGACGCGTTCGTGCAGATGGCCTTCCAGCTGGCCCACCAGCGCGCGCGTGGGCTGGTGGGATCGACCTACGAGTCGGTGGCCACCCGGCAGTTCTGGCACGGCCGCACCGAGGCCATGCGGGTGGTCACGCCGGAGGTGCTCACCTTCGTGGCGGCGATGGACGACCCCGCGGTCGACCCGGCCGGGCGGGTGGCGGCGCTGCGGGCAGCGCTGGCGGCGCACACCGCTCGGGCCCGGGAGTGCAAGCAGGGTCTCGCCCCCGAGCAGCACCTGTGGGAGCTGCAGCTGACCCAGCAGCGTCGCGGTGCGGAGCTGGGCGCCACCGAGCCGCTGGCGCTGTACCACAGCCCCGGCTGGGTGGTGCTGCGCCAGGACTACCTCAGCACCAGCTCGGCGCCGTCGCAGTTCACCCAGTACTTCGGCTTCGGCTCCACCAGCGACCGGTGCATCGGCGTGGGCTACGTGCTGCTGCCCGAGCGCTTCCACCTGCACCTGAGCACCCCCCGGGCGGTGGACCAGCAGATGCAGGCCTTCGCCGCACAGCTGCGCTCCGTGGTTCCCGAGCTGCAGTCCCTGCTCGCGGGGGGCTAG
- a CDS encoding UDP-N-acetylmuramoyl-L-alanyl-D-glutamate--2,6-diaminopimelate ligase yields MNRDFWLAVDFWLAASVPMTRPPAAPAALGRTVCDVAAHLGLAATGTTGELARSVTGVSDDSRTVTAGDLYVALPGEREHGLTFEAEAAARGAVAVLSDRPATALPCLVVSDPRRHVGPLAAWIHDHPSARLDVYGVTGTNGKTSATYLVDAGLSGAGVRNAMITGIAIRSPAGSWPAQRTTPEAAVLQRLLAGFRDEGALAAAMEVSSHAVSQRRVDGIRFRVVAFTNLGRDHLDYHRTMEEYYAAKAALFTPERAGAAVVNVDDPYGRRLCASTDLPVWTHSTRDPTADVFADGIACDAEGTRFTVHTPSGRLPVSLALLGPHQVANALTALTSLVLAGVDLRGAVHGMEQLARVPGRLERVDVGQPFLALVDYMHNSAGQRSLLPFLRSLTTGRLLVVLGATGDRDPGKRFRLGATAAELADVVVVTDESPRSEPADRVREAVAAGARSVRGGELVVEPDRRRALEQAAARARPGDVLVVAGRGADGHQVYGEQVRPFDDREQLAQVLDRRR; encoded by the coding sequence ATGAACCGTGACTTCTGGCTGGCAGTGGACTTCTGGCTGGCAGCGTCGGTGCCGATGACTCGCCCCCCTGCGGCCCCCGCTGCGCTGGGCCGCACCGTGTGCGACGTCGCCGCCCACCTGGGCCTCGCCGCCACGGGGACGACCGGGGAGCTCGCTCGGTCGGTCACCGGCGTCAGCGACGACTCCCGGACGGTCACCGCCGGAGACCTCTACGTGGCACTGCCGGGCGAGCGGGAGCACGGGCTCACCTTCGAGGCCGAGGCGGCGGCCCGCGGTGCGGTGGCCGTGCTCAGCGACCGGCCCGCCACGGCCCTGCCCTGCCTCGTCGTGTCCGATCCCCGTCGTCACGTCGGCCCGCTGGCCGCCTGGATCCACGACCACCCCTCCGCCCGGCTGGACGTCTACGGCGTCACCGGGACCAACGGCAAGACCAGTGCCACCTACCTGGTTGACGCGGGCCTGTCCGGTGCGGGTGTGCGCAACGCGATGATCACCGGCATCGCGATCCGCAGCCCCGCCGGCTCCTGGCCGGCCCAGCGCACCACCCCGGAGGCGGCGGTGCTCCAGCGGCTGCTCGCCGGGTTCCGGGACGAGGGCGCGCTGGCGGCGGCCATGGAGGTCTCCTCGCACGCGGTGAGCCAGCGGCGGGTGGACGGCATCCGCTTCCGGGTGGTGGCCTTCACCAACCTGGGCCGCGACCACCTGGACTACCACCGGACCATGGAGGAGTACTACGCCGCCAAGGCCGCCCTGTTCACCCCCGAGCGGGCCGGCGCGGCCGTGGTCAACGTGGACGACCCGTACGGCCGCCGGCTCTGCGCCAGCACCGACCTGCCGGTGTGGACCCACTCGACCCGCGACCCCACGGCCGACGTGTTCGCCGACGGCATCGCCTGTGACGCCGAGGGCACCCGGTTCACCGTGCACACCCCGTCCGGGCGGCTGCCCGTGTCGCTGGCGCTGCTGGGTCCGCACCAGGTGGCCAACGCGCTCACGGCGCTCACCTCGCTGGTGCTGGCGGGGGTGGACCTGCGCGGTGCGGTCCACGGGATGGAACAGCTGGCCCGCGTCCCGGGCCGGCTGGAGCGCGTCGACGTCGGGCAGCCGTTCCTCGCCCTGGTGGACTACATGCACAACAGTGCCGGGCAGCGCTCGCTGCTGCCGTTCCTGCGCTCGCTGACCACCGGCCGGCTGCTGGTCGTGCTGGGGGCCACCGGTGACCGCGACCCGGGCAAGCGCTTCCGCCTCGGTGCCACCGCCGCCGAGCTGGCCGACGTGGTGGTGGTCACCGACGAGAGCCCGCGCTCCGAGCCTGCCGACCGCGTCCGGGAGGCGGTGGCCGCCGGGGCCCGCTCGGTGCGTGGCGGCGAGCTTGTGGTGGAGCCCGACCGCCGCCGGGCCCTGGAGCAGGCCGCGGCTCGCGCCAGGCCGGGCGACGTGCTGGTGGTGGCCGGCCGCGGCGCCGACGGCCACCAGGTCTACGGCGAGCAGGTGCGTCCGTTCGACGACCGCGAGCAGCTGGCCCAGGTGCTGGACCGGCGGCGCTAG